The uncultured Treponema sp. genome includes a region encoding these proteins:
- a CDS encoding trehalase family glycosidase, whose translation MNKRDFPKIHFYDQDFVDIYDKTWNWLSEYWINTETGEQDSEGLFVYPVNGKYILDQLETIFSSFFLVYSNRNYPASKNIDYFYARQEENGAIRWKYDAATNSPIIDKKNPEGIGLPLFAWAEFNLYHKSANKRRIKEVMPVLQKYMEWIDRTFKQQNGLYSVPHECSTMFNSPRKGAFYPVDFNCCMAINMAHMSALGDILNDKDLSFQYKKMYFSLKTRINSLMWDVESGFYYDLDKNEQRLSQKTIAGFWPLLAELPNADRADTLIAHLSNPKTFGTDHPFPTLSADSPDFKENGEGFKGSVLAPFNFMVIKGLEKYQRYAFARECSIRHLYYILEALSPADSKRKGDLYEAYLPCQEGPATCRSEKDFPRKRFLHFTGLSTVALMIENVIGLNISLPRKTVDWIIPNLEIMGIEKLSLKRNLITILSNKSKRGWEIQMESEKLYYFTINILDQKKKTLPIPSGKCSMLIDKL comes from the coding sequence GTGAACAAACGTGATTTCCCAAAAATCCACTTTTACGATCAGGATTTTGTAGATATTTATGATAAAACTTGGAACTGGCTTTCTGAATATTGGATTAACACAGAAACAGGCGAGCAAGACAGCGAAGGACTTTTTGTTTATCCTGTAAATGGAAAATATATATTAGATCAGCTTGAAACAATTTTTTCATCATTTTTCCTTGTTTACTCAAATAGAAATTATCCGGCAAGCAAAAACATAGATTATTTTTACGCGCGTCAAGAAGAAAACGGAGCAATCAGATGGAAATATGACGCAGCAACAAACAGCCCTATTATCGACAAAAAAAATCCAGAGGGAATTGGACTTCCGCTTTTTGCCTGGGCTGAATTCAATTTGTATCACAAAAGCGCAAACAAACGCCGCATAAAAGAAGTAATGCCGGTGCTGCAAAAATACATGGAATGGATTGACAGAACTTTCAAGCAGCAAAACGGACTTTATTCAGTTCCGCATGAATGCTCAACAATGTTCAATTCTCCGCGGAAAGGCGCATTTTATCCGGTTGATTTCAACTGCTGCATGGCAATCAATATGGCGCACATGTCAGCTCTTGGCGACATTCTGAATGACAAGGATTTGAGCTTTCAGTATAAAAAAATGTATTTCAGCTTAAAAACCAGAATAAACAGCCTCATGTGGGATGTGGAAAGCGGTTTTTACTACGATTTGGACAAAAACGAGCAGCGTCTTTCGCAAAAAACTATAGCCGGATTCTGGCCGTTGCTTGCGGAGCTTCCGAATGCAGACAGAGCAGACACCCTCATTGCGCATTTAAGCAATCCAAAAACGTTCGGCACAGACCATCCGTTTCCTACTTTAAGCGCGGACAGCCCGGACTTCAAGGAAAACGGCGAAGGATTCAAAGGCTCTGTTTTGGCGCCGTTCAACTTCATGGTTATAAAGGGACTTGAAAAATACCAGCGTTACGCATTTGCACGCGAATGTTCAATCCGGCACTTGTATTATATTCTCGAAGCATTAAGCCCTGCGGATTCAAAGCGGAAAGGCGACTTGTACGAAGCTTATCTTCCGTGCCAAGAAGGTCCTGCAACTTGCCGAAGCGAAAAAGATTTTCCACGCAAACGTTTTTTGCATTTTACCGGACTTTCAACAGTTGCGCTCATGATTGAAAACGTAATCGGCCTGAACATAAGCCTTCCAAGAAAAACTGTAGACTGGATTATTCCGAACCTTGAAATCATGGGAATTGAAAAGCTTTCATTAAAGCGGAATCTTATTACAATTCTCAGCAACAAAAGCAAACGTGGCTGGGAAATTCAGATGGAAAGCGAAAAACTCTACTATTTTACAATCAATATTTTGGATCAAAAGAAAAAAACGCTTCCTATTCCAAGCGGAAAATGCTCAATGCTTATCGACAAGCTGTAA
- a CDS encoding HD domain-containing protein: MNTPQAVIEIGSTGIRLLVAEPVEVQSQKKFNILDRSDQPVNLGRDVFTTRSISRETLLICLHILERYAEQLAAWGISREETIVIATSAVREAENRDPFVDRIKVKTGFIVHVIDGIEENRLMYLAVSECIKEGSVAIRQNDSIFLDISGGATEMMLMEKGRIIGAHSMRLGTVIIEQMIHSMMGNLDDARRFISEFIRNTKNTLNAEINLDKIQQFIVLGNDMKIVSLFVGKPISPFLWEVERGAFENFVDEVQHYTPEECIAKFKMSYNEAQTFQISLVAYKLFIQLTNVTKFIVPDTSIREGILLSRNQLSNPEIQNDFTQQILAGARAILKKYQGDENHAEYVRKTSLQIYDALQKELGFDSHVRVLLEISAILHDVGMFIRAEDHNIHGKYIVNNSEIFGLNRDDKSIVAQIISFHRGSKMPQEDEEFRLLSRSRRMTVLKLSAILRVADALDRTHKQHLYNFNISFAKDSITFRTKGHNNLSLEKLAVSEKGDLFENIFGYKIVLV; encoded by the coding sequence ATGAACACACCTCAAGCTGTAATTGAGATTGGCTCAACAGGAATAAGGCTTCTTGTTGCTGAACCAGTTGAAGTCCAATCGCAGAAAAAATTTAATATTCTCGACCGAAGCGATCAGCCTGTAAATTTGGGACGCGATGTTTTTACCACACGCTCAATAAGCCGCGAAACTCTTTTAATCTGCCTTCATATTCTTGAACGCTACGCAGAGCAGTTGGCAGCCTGGGGAATCAGCCGGGAAGAAACAATTGTAATTGCCACAAGCGCAGTCCGCGAGGCAGAAAACAGAGATCCATTCGTTGACCGCATAAAAGTAAAAACAGGTTTTATTGTCCACGTAATCGACGGAATTGAAGAAAACAGACTCATGTATCTTGCCGTAAGCGAATGTATAAAAGAAGGAAGCGTTGCAATCCGGCAAAACGATTCGATTTTCCTTGACATTTCAGGCGGCGCAACAGAAATGATGCTCATGGAAAAAGGCAGAATCATCGGAGCGCACAGCATGAGGCTTGGAACTGTAATCATTGAGCAGATGATTCATTCCATGATGGGAAACCTCGACGATGCTAGAAGATTCATTTCAGAATTTATACGCAACACAAAAAATACGCTGAACGCAGAAATAAATTTGGACAAAATCCAGCAGTTTATTGTTCTTGGCAACGACATGAAAATTGTTTCGCTTTTTGTCGGAAAGCCGATTTCGCCGTTTTTGTGGGAAGTTGAGCGCGGCGCATTTGAAAATTTCGTGGATGAAGTTCAGCATTACACGCCCGAAGAATGCATCGCAAAATTCAAAATGAGCTACAATGAAGCTCAGACATTTCAAATTTCCTTGGTTGCCTACAAACTTTTCATTCAGCTTACAAATGTAACAAAATTTATTGTTCCAGATACTTCAATCCGCGAAGGAATTCTTTTAAGCCGGAATCAGCTTTCAAATCCTGAAATTCAAAATGACTTTACTCAGCAAATTTTGGCGGGGGCAAGAGCGATTTTAAAAAAATATCAGGGCGACGAAAACCATGCTGAATACGTACGCAAAACCAGCCTTCAAATTTACGATGCGCTCCAAAAAGAACTTGGCTTTGATTCACACGTCCGCGTTCTTCTTGAAATAAGCGCGATTCTTCACGACGTTGGAATGTTTATCAGGGCGGAAGATCACAATATCCACGGAAAATATATTGTAAACAACAGCGAAATTTTCGGACTGAACCGAGATGACAAATCAATTGTTGCGCAGATAATAAGTTTTCACCGCGGAAGCAAAATGCCGCAGGAAGATGAAGAGTTCAGGCTTTTGTCTAGAAGCAGAAGAATGACCGTTTTAAAGCTAAGCGCAATTCTACGTGTAGCAGACGCATTGGACAGAACGCATAAACAGCATTTGTACAACTTCAACATTTCTTTTGCAAAAGACAGCATTACGTTCAGAACAAAAGGACACAACAACCTTTCCTTGGAAAAACTTGCCGTTTCAGAAAAAGGCGACTTGTTTGAAAATATTTTTGGCTACAAAATAGTATTGGTATAG
- the ppk1 gene encoding polyphosphate kinase 1, translating into MAKTKFFNRELSWIEFNARVLNESLRKEVPLLERLRFLAITESNFDEFFQVRVASIKRRLQNSQGKNFADSSGLTDSAVLKKISEKTRALIKLQYSTLMNDVLPSLANEGFVYVPSKNYTQAQEAFAENLFKHEIFPLLTPLRTDTDVFPHVGALCLTAAFLLEPMEGVRKIKNALSTSQESDIVALVQIPSAINRIVWLPSSGGTKQFALIDDIIRLYGTKLFPGYKVQETMLFKIARDADFAVNEDSGEHFIQAMEEVLEKRQSSFAVRMTYDFASEKLLKFLKQQLKLSNEDVYEACGILDPSSLDELFNIEGAEKYIYPEWEHFFPNSLPEEGTYWNVFRQQDILLNVPYESYEPVVNFIHQAAHDEQVLAIKMTLYRTGSNSPIVKALKEAAQNGKQVTVFVELKARFDEKRNISWAEELEKAGAIVVYGIVNLKVHAKICLVVRRESDGIRRYAHIGTGNYNPKTAKLYQDLSVFTTNHELVNDATLFFNVISGYSALQTMHHLYMAPVTLKSRLLELIEREIQQSTKETPGHIVAKMNSLCHPQIIEALYKASNAGVKIELNIRGICTLVPGVKGMSENIKVVSIVDRYLEHSRIFYFQNGGSEEIYLSSADWMERNLDKRIELMFPISDKKVFKTVKEILFLYFQDNTHSHILQKTGLWKQLSPEKNEQAVRVQEVLYKKYKKKADIKKNTPRAEFTVRRK; encoded by the coding sequence ATGGCAAAGACAAAATTTTTTAACAGAGAATTAAGCTGGATTGAATTCAATGCAAGAGTTCTAAATGAATCATTAAGAAAAGAAGTTCCGCTTTTGGAACGGCTTCGATTCCTTGCAATTACAGAAAGCAACTTTGATGAATTTTTTCAAGTAAGAGTCGCAAGCATAAAACGCCGCCTTCAAAATTCCCAAGGAAAAAACTTTGCTGATTCAAGCGGACTGACTGATTCCGCTGTGCTTAAAAAAATTTCAGAAAAAACACGCGCGCTTATAAAACTGCAATATTCAACGCTTATGAACGATGTCTTGCCGTCTCTTGCAAATGAAGGCTTTGTTTACGTTCCTTCAAAAAACTACACGCAGGCGCAGGAAGCATTTGCAGAAAATCTTTTCAAGCATGAAATTTTTCCGCTTTTAACGCCATTAAGAACTGACACAGATGTTTTTCCTCATGTTGGCGCGCTTTGCCTGACCGCGGCATTTCTTCTTGAGCCAATGGAAGGCGTTAGAAAAATCAAAAATGCGCTTTCAACTTCGCAGGAATCAGATATTGTTGCGCTGGTTCAAATTCCGTCGGCAATAAACAGAATTGTGTGGCTTCCGTCTTCTGGAGGAACAAAACAGTTTGCGCTGATTGACGACATAATCCGGCTTTACGGAACAAAACTTTTTCCGGGCTACAAAGTTCAGGAAACAATGCTTTTTAAAATAGCACGGGACGCGGATTTTGCAGTAAACGAAGATTCCGGGGAACATTTTATTCAGGCGATGGAAGAAGTTCTTGAAAAACGCCAGTCCTCGTTCGCTGTAAGAATGACTTACGATTTTGCAAGCGAAAAACTTTTGAAATTTTTAAAACAACAACTTAAGCTTTCAAATGAAGATGTTTACGAAGCCTGCGGAATTCTTGACCCTTCATCTTTGGACGAGCTTTTTAACATTGAAGGCGCGGAAAAATACATTTATCCTGAATGGGAGCATTTCTTTCCGAATTCACTTCCGGAAGAAGGAACTTACTGGAACGTTTTCAGGCAACAGGACATTCTTTTAAATGTTCCTTACGAAAGCTATGAGCCAGTTGTGAATTTCATACATCAGGCGGCGCACGACGAGCAGGTTCTTGCAATAAAAATGACCTTGTACAGAACAGGAAGCAACAGCCCGATTGTAAAAGCGTTAAAAGAAGCCGCGCAAAACGGAAAGCAAGTTACGGTTTTCGTTGAATTGAAAGCTCGCTTTGATGAAAAACGAAATATTTCCTGGGCAGAAGAACTTGAAAAAGCAGGCGCAATTGTTGTCTACGGAATTGTAAATTTAAAAGTCCACGCAAAAATCTGCCTTGTTGTAAGACGCGAAAGCGATGGAATCCGGCGTTATGCGCACATAGGAACTGGAAACTACAATCCAAAAACCGCAAAACTTTATCAAGATTTGTCAGTTTTTACAACAAACCACGAGCTTGTAAACGACGCAACTTTGTTCTTCAATGTAATTTCAGGATACAGCGCGCTTCAGACAATGCATCATCTTTACATGGCGCCAGTAACTTTAAAAAGCCGGCTTCTTGAACTTATCGAGCGGGAAATTCAGCAAAGCACAAAAGAAACTCCGGGACACATTGTTGCAAAAATGAACAGCCTTTGCCATCCGCAGATAATCGAAGCGCTTTACAAGGCAAGCAATGCAGGCGTAAAAATAGAACTCAACATCCGCGGAATCTGCACATTAGTTCCCGGAGTAAAAGGCATGAGCGAAAACATAAAAGTTGTAAGCATCGTGGACAGATACCTTGAACATTCAAGAATTTTTTATTTCCAGAACGGCGGCTCTGAAGAAATTTATTTAAGCAGCGCGGACTGGATGGAAAGAAACCTTGACAAGCGAATTGAACTCATGTTCCCAATTTCTGACAAAAAAGTTTTTAAAACAGTTAAAGAAATTTTGTTTTTGTATTTCCAAGACAACACGCACAGCCACATTTTGCAAAAGACAGGACTTTGGAAACAACTTTCTCCAGAAAAAAATGAGCAGGCAGTTCGTGTTCAGGAAGTTCTTTATAAAAAATACAAGAAAAAAGCTGATATAAAAAAGAATACGCCGCGCGCAGAATTTACTGTACGCCGTAAATGA
- the infA gene encoding translation initiation factor IF-1 produces the protein MASKDEAIEVEGIVKEALPNTMFRVELKNGHIILGHLSGKMRKHYIRIVPGDSVKVELSPYDLNRGRIIFRER, from the coding sequence GTGGCTAGTAAAGACGAGGCTATAGAAGTTGAAGGAATTGTAAAAGAAGCATTGCCTAACACAATGTTCCGTGTTGAATTAAAAAATGGCCATATTATTTTGGGACATCTTAGCGGAAAAATGCGCAAGCACTATATCCGTATTGTTCCTGGCGACAGTGTAAAAGTGGAACTTTCGCCTTATGATTTGAACCGCGGCCGTATTATTTTCCGCGAAAGATAA
- a CDS encoding TraR/DksA family transcriptional regulator, giving the protein MKKEFVDKQKKKLIAERNEILDSLAGRNEQLTKLVDTLESGDDVDIASDTIDRTLLNSLGEADQRRLTMIDRALDRIRQETYGQCLSCGKQIPEARLEALPYAVLCVECQAKEERKNR; this is encoded by the coding sequence ATGAAAAAAGAATTTGTAGATAAACAGAAAAAAAAGTTAATCGCAGAAAGAAATGAAATCCTTGATTCGCTTGCAGGACGCAACGAGCAGCTCACAAAGCTTGTTGACACATTGGAATCCGGCGATGACGTAGATATTGCATCCGACACGATTGACAGAACTCTTCTTAATTCGCTCGGAGAAGCTGACCAGCGCAGGCTCACAATGATTGACAGAGCATTGGACAGAATCCGGCAGGAAACTTACGGACAGTGCTTGTCATGCGGAAAACAAATTCCAGAAGCCCGTCTTGAAGCTCTTCCTTATGCAGTTCTTTGCGTAGAATGCCAGGCAAAAGAAGAGCGCAAAAACCGCTAG
- a CDS encoding histidinol-phosphatase, with protein sequence MIKSNFHTHSTFCDGKNTPEEMVEAAIEKKIDILGFSSHSMYPFSSDWHIPSNSHEEYIKEILRLKEKYSGKIKIYAGFEADYIAGVCSPDFKNYEKFNPDFLIGSVHFVPGKKGFFEADGNQDSVCEKIKECFGGNVKKAVQEYFSLEREMLGKSSFTFLGHADLIRKQNLGGRNLFDENSQWYKNELKEVAKAAAKAGVCVEVNTGGILRSGMELPYPSPYFLSLLKERNISVTITSDAHSASGIDWWFDEAVEYIKKSGYTELSYYEDGSLKSQKIC encoded by the coding sequence ATGATAAAGTCGAATTTTCACACGCACTCAACTTTTTGCGACGGAAAAAACACTCCCGAAGAAATGGTTGAAGCCGCAATCGAAAAAAAAATAGACATTTTGGGATTTTCAAGCCATTCGATGTATCCGTTTTCAAGCGACTGGCACATTCCGTCCAATTCTCACGAAGAATATATAAAAGAAATTTTGCGCCTTAAGGAAAAGTATTCCGGCAAAATAAAAATTTACGCAGGCTTTGAGGCGGACTATATCGCTGGAGTTTGCAGCCCAGATTTTAAGAACTATGAAAAATTTAATCCCGACTTTCTGATTGGCTCTGTGCATTTTGTTCCCGGAAAAAAAGGATTTTTTGAAGCTGACGGAAACCAAGATTCAGTTTGTGAAAAAATAAAAGAATGTTTTGGCGGAAACGTTAAAAAAGCTGTTCAGGAATATTTTTCTTTAGAACGCGAAATGCTTGGAAAGTCTTCATTTACATTTCTTGGCCATGCGGATTTGATTAGAAAGCAAAATTTGGGCGGAAGAAATCTTTTTGACGAAAATTCGCAGTGGTATAAAAATGAGCTTAAGGAAGTTGCAAAAGCGGCGGCAAAGGCTGGAGTTTGCGTTGAAGTGAATACCGGCGGAATTTTAAGAAGCGGAATGGAACTTCCGTATCCATCGCCATATTTTTTGTCGCTTTTAAAAGAACGGAACATTTCTGTTACAATAACTTCTGACGCGCATTCTGCTTCTGGAATTGACTGGTGGTTTGATGAGGCTGTTGAGTACATAAAAAAATCCGGCTACACAGAACTTTCGTACTATGAAGACGGATCTTTAAAAAGTCAAAAAATTTGCTAG
- a CDS encoding response regulator, with protein sequence MKSVLLIDCSSLFGGFLHDKFSTEQISLESVSSREAYTKMITLLPNLIIIEAEDGLSEDVMHLLEKKSVDPNARKIPIIITGPVIERSKIANLVEYNVVKYFSRPVKFDVFFEAVGKILQIEFSMDKTPCILDVHLNGSLIFIEVAFGLNREKLMLLKYRLAELIDHYKINVPKVILMLTNIQLSFVDGLNLELLIDNISAEGRIPNKYIKILTNDVFTKELVKGHPEYFGIQVSSDIESIVGFMVDQDSNYNIKEFVCDKVLTSDKPAEDSVLGFIDSKSNLEGNFGSMMRIAVIDDDIVVRKLLQNTFSSVSGETDLFETAGTFFDSLSAGKEYDAVIMDLYLPDMDGISVLKNFQRKGLQIPVIVYSKAAAKEVVMQALSLGARSYLVKPQKPSVVLGKVLEILHSNS encoded by the coding sequence ATGAAATCGGTACTTCTTATAGACTGCTCTTCTTTATTCGGCGGTTTTTTGCATGACAAATTTTCAACTGAGCAAATTTCGCTTGAGTCAGTTTCTAGTAGAGAAGCCTATACAAAAATGATAACTTTGCTGCCCAATTTGATAATCATTGAGGCGGAAGACGGACTTTCAGAAGATGTGATGCATCTTTTGGAAAAAAAGAGCGTTGATCCAAATGCGCGCAAAATTCCTATAATAATCACAGGACCTGTAATTGAACGCTCAAAAATTGCGAATCTTGTTGAATATAATGTAGTAAAATATTTTTCAAGGCCAGTTAAATTTGATGTTTTTTTTGAAGCTGTCGGAAAAATTCTTCAGATTGAATTTTCAATGGACAAAACGCCTTGCATTCTCGATGTCCATTTGAACGGAAGCCTGATTTTTATTGAAGTTGCGTTTGGACTTAACCGCGAAAAACTCATGCTTTTAAAATACAGGCTTGCGGAGCTTATTGACCATTACAAAATAAATGTTCCCAAGGTTATCCTGATGCTCACAAATATTCAGCTTAGCTTTGTTGACGGACTGAACCTTGAGCTTTTGATTGACAATATTTCCGCGGAAGGAAGAATTCCGAACAAATATATAAAAATCCTGACAAACGATGTTTTTACAAAAGAACTTGTAAAAGGGCATCCTGAATATTTTGGAATTCAAGTTTCCAGCGACATTGAATCTATTGTTGGATTTATGGTTGACCAAGATTCAAATTACAACATCAAGGAATTTGTTTGTGATAAAGTTTTGACTTCCGACAAGCCTGCCGAGGATTCCGTTTTGGGATTTATTGATTCTAAAAGCAATCTCGAAGGAAATTTTGGAAGCATGATGCGAATTGCGGTTATTGACGATGACATTGTTGTGCGCAAGCTTCTGCAAAATACATTTTCTTCTGTAAGCGGCGAAACCGACCTTTTTGAAACTGCCGGAACTTTTTTTGATTCACTTTCAGCTGGAAAAGAATACGATGCTGTTATCATGGATTTGTATTTGCCGGACATGGACGGAATCAGTGTTCTCAAAAATTTTCAGCGGAAAGGCTTGCAAATTCCTGTTATTGTGTATTCAAAGGCGGCGGCGAAAGAAGTTGTAATGCAGGCACTTTCCTTGGGCGCAAGAAGCTACCTTGTTAAGCCGCAAAAACCGTCTGTAGTTTTGGGCAAAGTTCTGGAAATTCTGCATTCCAATTCCTAA
- a CDS encoding DJ-1 family glyoxalase III encodes MKKAVVLLANGFEEIEALSPADYLRRAGTEVIIAATGTSSRNVEGAHKILVTADMTLDTYFSTEKELPDAVVIPGGMPGAKNISECAKAMEFINQMFKAKKIIAAICASPAVVLGKTEILNGKNWTCYPEKEKSLSEEIQKNHKIQPFVTDENLVTGRGPGAAEQFSMEIVRILFGEETKAKIMEASVQRKC; translated from the coding sequence ATGAAAAAAGCAGTAGTTCTTTTGGCAAACGGATTTGAAGAAATAGAAGCACTTTCGCCGGCAGATTATCTTCGCAGGGCAGGAACTGAAGTTATAATCGCGGCAACAGGAACTTCTTCCAGAAACGTTGAAGGCGCGCATAAAATTCTTGTAACTGCCGACATGACGTTAGACACATATTTTTCAACTGAAAAAGAGCTGCCTGACGCGGTGGTTATTCCAGGCGGAATGCCCGGCGCAAAAAATATAAGCGAATGCGCAAAAGCAATGGAATTTATAAACCAGATGTTCAAGGCAAAGAAAATAATTGCGGCAATTTGCGCTTCTCCAGCAGTTGTCCTTGGCAAAACTGAAATTCTCAACGGAAAAAACTGGACTTGCTATCCAGAAAAGGAAAAAAGCCTTTCCGAAGAAATTCAGAAGAACCACAAAATTCAGCCATTTGTTACAGATGAAAATTTAGTAACTGGAAGAGGTCCCGGAGCTGCCGAGCAGTTTTCAATGGAAATTGTAAGAATTTTATTTGGTGAGGAAACAAAAGCAAAAATTATGGAAGCTTCTGTTCAAAGAAAATGCTAG
- a CDS encoding LuxR C-terminal-related transcriptional regulator: MDFDEKKLWEILGRIGAAITAFCLIVSLFQFFTDDSQNLDDTRKFIRIAINIIAFLLFLRLCFDPLDFRCYSVLFYCYGIGNFFDNGNILGILCLGLSFLFLNFSNFFKSYRSIKTCVFMILPVVSLTTQFFRSGSLVFLLSLAHIAGAVYMGFVAFAVLYPIFKKAESVKRIKILDSAECSPRDIEFLSSVLEGKKYSKIALLHDVSESTVKARMVELYKMLDVKTRTEFLTTYNGFSFKLNSSGNFNSGTFQAHQNAN, encoded by the coding sequence ATGGATTTTGACGAAAAAAAGTTATGGGAAATTTTAGGTCGGATTGGTGCTGCAATTACGGCATTTTGTCTGATTGTAAGCTTGTTTCAGTTTTTTACTGATGATTCACAAAATCTTGACGACACAAGAAAATTTATTAGAATTGCCATAAATATTATTGCATTTCTTCTTTTTTTACGTCTTTGTTTTGATCCTTTGGATTTTCGCTGCTATTCGGTTCTTTTTTATTGCTACGGAATAGGAAATTTTTTTGACAACGGAAATATTCTTGGCATTTTGTGCCTTGGACTTTCATTTTTGTTTTTGAACTTTTCTAATTTTTTTAAAAGCTACAGAAGCATTAAGACTTGTGTTTTTATGATTCTTCCTGTCGTTTCTTTGACAACGCAGTTTTTCAGATCAGGCTCGCTTGTTTTTTTGCTTTCACTTGCGCATATTGCAGGGGCTGTTTACATGGGCTTTGTTGCTTTTGCAGTTCTTTATCCGATTTTTAAAAAGGCGGAATCAGTCAAGCGGATAAAAATTCTTGACAGCGCAGAATGTTCTCCCCGCGACATTGAATTTTTGTCTTCAGTTTTGGAAGGGAAAAAGTACAGCAAAATCGCCTTGCTCCATGATGTTTCCGAAAGCACAGTAAAAGCCCGCATGGTTGAGCTTTACAAAATGCTCGATGTTAAAACCCGCACAGAATTTCTTACAACATACAACGGGTTTTCGTTCAAGCTGAATTCAAGCGGAAATTTTAACAGCGGCACTTTTCAAGCTCATCAGAATGCAAATTAA
- a CDS encoding flavin reductase, translated as MLKVIKPEAILDNPFKLIGKDQMLITACTKKFSDDGNIVTGRPNTMTANWGGLGVLWNKNVATVYIRPSRYTKEIIDETDTFSLSFLPEKYKTALDYCGCHSGRNEDKFRATKLDVEYMNGTPWIKQARLVLFCQKLYSQELDPFKFEEEKFCNQFYRKNDFHTIYIGEITKVLAESRDLK; from the coding sequence ATGTTGAAAGTTATAAAGCCAGAGGCGATTTTAGATAATCCGTTCAAGCTGATTGGAAAAGACCAGATGCTGATTACAGCTTGCACAAAAAAATTTTCAGATGACGGAAATATTGTTACAGGTCGCCCGAACACAATGACAGCGAACTGGGGCGGGCTTGGAGTTCTTTGGAACAAAAATGTGGCGACGGTTTATATTCGTCCTTCAAGATATACAAAGGAAATTATAGATGAAACGGATACTTTTTCGTTGAGCTTTCTTCCTGAAAAATACAAAACCGCTCTTGATTACTGCGGCTGCCATTCAGGACGCAATGAAGATAAATTCCGCGCTACAAAACTTGATGTTGAATATATGAATGGAACTCCTTGGATAAAGCAGGCTCGGCTTGTTTTGTTCTGCCAAAAGCTTTATTCGCAGGAACTAGACCCATTTAAATTTGAAGAAGAGAAATTTTGTAATCAGTTTTATAGAAAAAATGATTTTCATACAATCTATATAGGAGAGATTACAAAAGTCTTGGCGGAATCAAGGGACTTAAAATGA
- a CDS encoding CBS and ACT domain-containing protein, with amino-acid sequence MLVKDVMTENPITIGPEASVLEAKEIMSRNKIKKLPVVDRNGALIGIITNTDLAKASPSAATSLDMFELGYLLSKLSVEKTMVKSVKTTTANQTVEEAARLMNDYGISCLPVVKENLLVGVVTESDLFATFIDMFNTRTPGVRAVAVVDEIPGELAKLAAAIAEKNGNIVSLVTSDASDSKHRTVTVKVSNISEAELKSLLESNNAEIKDIRSV; translated from the coding sequence ATGCTAGTAAAAGATGTTATGACTGAAAATCCTATAACAATCGGACCAGAGGCTTCTGTTCTTGAAGCAAAAGAAATAATGAGCAGAAATAAAATAAAAAAGCTTCCCGTTGTTGACAGAAACGGCGCGCTCATTGGAATTATTACAAACACTGATTTAGCAAAAGCTTCTCCTAGCGCGGCAACAAGCCTTGATATGTTTGAGCTTGGATATTTGCTAAGCAAACTTTCTGTTGAAAAAACGATGGTAAAATCTGTAAAGACAACAACAGCAAATCAGACAGTTGAAGAAGCCGCCCGCCTTATGAACGACTACGGAATCAGCTGCCTTCCAGTTGTAAAAGAAAATTTGCTTGTTGGCGTTGTAACTGAATCAGACTTGTTTGCGACATTTATTGATATGTTCAACACAAGAACTCCAGGTGTGCGCGCAGTCGCAGTTGTTGACGAAATCCCCGGTGAACTTGCAAAACTTGCCGCGGCTATTGCAGAAAAAAACGGAAACATTGTTTCGCTTGTAACTTCTGATGCTAGCGATTCCAAGCACAGAACTGTTACTGTAAAAGTTTCAAATATTTCCGAAGCGGAATTAAAATCTTTGCTTGAATCGAATAATGCTGAAATAAAAGACATCAGGTCGGTTTAA